Genomic DNA from Nicotiana tabacum cultivar K326 chromosome 21, ASM71507v2, whole genome shotgun sequence:
tcattgactattcaaaattacttttttcttaatCAGTAAATTAagagtattttatgtcataattaaaataaaaattattccacgttatccactaagactgctatgataataaattttaaataaatctttcatttaaaattatttatttattaacttttgttatgtctttattatataatagtccataattttttttaataattattttcccaaatattattttttccacgtttacgagatacaatacttattaatttaatagtctagtattagctagtaactatttacaaataattagttatcatggtatggtatggtgaattatgtgtcactttattaacttgtcgaaacttaaaaataaattatgctagagaatcatatttaaatcgtgaattatgtttttatataaattctctttcaaatagaaatcATATTAATTAAAAggaatatttaaaaaatattaaattataatatcaaaattctttcaagattcaaTACTCCTTAAGAGATACATATAAGATTTCGCATCGAATATATTACTTTTGTTGTTTGAGTTGCAACGACATTGcagctaatttgcatattatgatatatgtcatacttttcATATTATTCATAgttaaattataatttataaatattttaaatagatttttattataattttttgattttaatgtaatttttattaatatttttttattttatactatattaaaattcttgaaattagtaaaatttaaaggTCCGTGGGACTTACGCCCTGTATCTTAGGGCTTACGCATCGCCTCGTCAGAGGTAAAACGCCTCTCCTCACGCCCACGCCTTTAAAACATTGGTCAAAAGTTAAAAGTTCTAACCTCGAAAAGCTAAAAGCGTCACATAAATTGGTCAGAGGAAGTACATTTTTGGTCCTGAAATATATGATATTTAGAGTATCTTTACAAATTTAACAGAACACAGTCTTTGGATTCTGTTTATCTACAAAATTTCCATTTTAGTTGTTCTAAAAAGAATTACAACTTTCTAAATTTGTAaataatttttcttaaatttcatatttaccTTTAacgagaagtttttataaccacgcTAATATAGTGACATATTTCAAACTACAAATTTATAAAgtcttccttttttcctttttactctTTGTCTATTCAAACTTTTCCACCTAAAGTGAAACGAAAGGGGTAGATAATTACTTAAATGGTTTCAACTATTAATAATTTGTTAAATTTGTGAAGATTCTCAAGCAAAACGATCAAAAGTGGATATTTCATTTAATTGAAGGTTAGATGTGCTTAACTAGATATCACAAGCACCAAAATCCGAATTTGTCGATATTTCATAATTTTCCCTTTCAACATTGATGTGCATAAGGTTGGCCGTGGCATGCCCATATCAATGGCATGAGGTTGGCTATGGCAGGCCACTATGGCACGAGGTAGGCCGTGGCATGCCTATGTCAATGACACGAGGTCGGCCGTGGCAGGCCACCATGGCACGAGGTCAGTCGTGGCATGCCTATGTCAATGGCACGAGGTCGGCTGTTCACCATCAATAATATAGTCAAATTACTTAAAGAATATTATGCAACTGAATCTTACTTGTAAAATCTTTTATGCACTATCATGTGTGCTTACAGGGGAATATTAATTACAGTGTCTGTGAAATATTTTtctatatatgaattatttttcCTGAATCCAATATCTGTAATAGTCTTTTTAGCAGATGTAGTAACTGAAATAGCTCAATGGGAGTAACTTACTCTGTAATTTACTCAATAGATGTTTTTACATTTTGGAATATATCTAAGATTTTGATCAGATTAAAATTCCGCACTTTGTTTAGCATTGgttttaaatcctggatccgcctgtACTGATGTCATGTCTTTCTTACGCCTATTGTCTTTCCCTGTTAATCTGGTAATTGTAGTATCGAGATTTACAAGCATAACAAAGAAGAACGGATAGCAAGAACGTGGGGAACTACTGTGCTGGGACTTCCTTATGCGGACGAAGCTATAATTAATGCTGGAAACTGGCTAATTGGTGGCGATTTGGAAGTTATAGAACCGATCAAGTACAATGATGGTCTTGACAGGTTCCGGCTTTCACCTGCTGAACTTCGTGATGAATTTACAAGGCGTAATGCAGATGCAGTTTTCGCTTTTCAACTGAGAAATCCTGTTCATAACGGCCATGCTTTATTGATGACTGACACACGTCGACGACTTCTTGAAATGGGATATAAGAATCCTGTCCTTTTGCTTCATCCTCTTGGTGGTTACACTAAGGCAGATGATGTTCCACTTCATTGGAGAAtaatgctgctcggtgggccgggcctgaaccggaccgggcccgcggtcctaacgggcctggtgggcctggtgggccggtcctgggtgggccggtcttggtgggcctctgagcccgtcacgggctggtctccatggttgagcccacgagcccgggaccgtttggcccgggaccggcaggcgggcctgggccggtcctggcgggcctggcgggcccaacggctattttaaaaaaaaaaaaaaaaaaaaaaaaaaaatcaaacggccatatttaaaatctagccgtttgggctgaaaatatgaccgttttttaagttaaaaaaatggccatttggcccccaaactttattttaaccccaaactttatataattacacttttccccatttctcaactataaataccccctcattctttcatttttattcaccaattcatcaatatctctcaatatctctcaatctctctcaatctctctactacaattacttaatttattgttgaaatttcgtgaaaaattgtgaagttgttgaattgaagttttcaagtgttcaacgattttcaattttcaagaagttgttcggcaatccggtaaactcgtttcaactcttacgtttttataatatatttttgtgtggtttagtttgcataattataattaatatggcatttactttgaaaaaaatgtttggtaaaggaaaagataaaaccggtgaaagtagtggccaaccaactacccttcccccggctccccgacctagaaaagataagcaagttgaaagtagtcgccaacctagacgtcctcctccttccgtaattcttgatagtgatcacccttgttttcaatttaccgatagtgaattttatcataatgttgcaccaggtgatagattagatgatgaaattatgaatgctctttatcctaatgaaaccatcttagaaaataatgaggaaaatgaggatgatgatgaaactcaagcaccggatttagatgatacacctactagtcctcttaataacccaagtgatgcaccggtcgacccacctgtagaaactcctacttttaatagagaacctgctaaacgcttagaaacatcattagtttggaatttttttactcaagtaagagaaaaaaataaggctaagtgtaaaacttgtgggaaattaatgtcgcataaatatgtaggagaccgtagcggcacaggtagtttgactaggcacataaaaacacaccctagagataaggctagattttttcaaatgaaagcgcatctagaggggacaagtgtagattctgcgattaaccctagtacaggttcaaatctagttcaaccaggaattaacactgtcactggaggtattttatattacgatccaaatagagatcgtgaagaattagcaaagatgattactgttatgtgcttaccttatacttttgcttctaatcctaattgggttcattatattagaagagtgtttaatcctacttataaaggttggcctcgcgcaacagttaagagtgatatttataaattcaaacatgaatatgaacaatatttgcgttatttatttactcatatacctaatcggatttctattactactgatattggtagaagtggtaatgattgtgattacctaactgttacaagtcattggatagatgaagaatggataatgcaaaaacgcataattgcatatagaataattaattcgcgtcacacaggtaaatttatagctaacactgttgcagatatttgtagatatttttgctttagcgataaaataatggcaatttcaatggataatgcttctagtaacaccagtgctataggcatgcttacaacaacactaaatcctgcatttactaatattttccatgttagatgtatttgtcatatttatcatttaattgtcggtgatggtatgcgaatattaaacatagaaattgaaaaggttagaatggctcttaattggcttttttattcaaaccgtagaagtagacttagagagtattttaaaaaatgtgatgaatatggccttagagaaagaaaggttcctaaaccttgcccgactagatggaattgtatgtacgaaagtttagtagtagcatatgaatatagaaacccaattaatgcaacgtttaattctcgggtaggtggtgaagatgatgatgaaatgcttaccactcaagattggactaatgttaaaattcttttagattttttagaacattttcaaattgcaacaaatgcattttctgggcaatattatcctactatttcaaactgtttagtttatattgcagcactatctgatttgtttgttgaatttagtgagggtggggatatttatgaacttgctataaatgaaatgaaacaaaagtttaaaaaatatttttttcctatccctcctatttatggtcttgctgcaatgctaaatcctacaatgaaattgggaggtcctcatttttggtattcaaatatttataaggctttagatctttcaaatgaggaaattgcgacacttgcagatgcaaaagcttcaattaagattaacgctcaaacagtttataatgcttatcaacttgccttagagcatgctaggccaactattccaacccctacttcgtctagctcacaatcctctaaaagagttgcgggcttaaaagctcttaaatcttggacggagttcagggggtctcaaggtgaaaattatgatgaaacttcacatctaaatgagcttcaagtttatttgtctcagggacttgaaaaggagaatccagacggctcttttgatcttttggaatggtggaaggcaagggaaaaacattttcctgttcttgcaaggatggctcgggatattttatcaattcaagcttcaactgttgcatcagagagcgctttcagtcaagcaagactgcaaataggtgatcatagagcgtctatgagggatagcttggaaaaatcagtattgtttagagattggatccgctcggaaagaagaaactttggaattgcagaagcacaaccggcgatagatgaagcttatgaagaaatgatagcggaacttacggaggattcggcttcgcccggaagtggtgatgaacaagcttcttttccaccaccaccaacgcaacctcctccgaaccttgaaggatttatgagatttgttagagataatacatagaataatatgtaacttgtattttggcacatcttccttagtttttttccttctaatggtggtattagtaccttgttgtgctcattccattgggggaaggatgactaagaaagatatgtcattttttggtaataaaatttattgcttctacccatgagcttcttttcgcaatatttctttgtctatacttagaattatttatatgctacaatatatacataatatacaatatatatactacaagaaaatatatttataagatacaatatatacataagatacaatatatatactacaagaaaatatataagagaatatatatacataagatacaatataatatactacaagaaaatatattatgctacaatatatacataatatacaatatatatactacaagaaaatatataagagaatatatatacataagatacaatataatatactacaagaaaatatattatgctacaatatatacataatatacaatatatatactacaagaaaatatatttataagctacaatatatacataagatacaatatatatactacaagaaaatatataagagaatatatatacataagatacaatataatatactacaagcaaatatataagagaatatatatacataagatacaatataatatactacaagcaaatatattatgctacaatatatacataatatacaatatatatactacaagaaaatatatttataagctacaatatatacataatatacaatatatatactacaagaaaatatataagagaatatatatacataagatacaatataatatactacaagaaaatatattatgctacaatatatacataagatacaatatatatactacaagaaaatatattatgcgaatatatatacataagatacaatatatatactacaagaaaatatataagagaatatatatacataagatacaatataatatactacaagaaaatatattatgctacaatatatacataatatacaatatatatactacaagaaaatatatttataagctacaatatatacataagatacaatatatatactaaaagaaaatatataagagaatatatatacataagatacaatataatatcaagaagtgatatttatgcatgacaatttagtgttttactattgttttgttattttctttttcgtcaagcactttaataattagatatacatatatactacatattaatatagccatgatactacaagaaattgtctttaaaaaaaaaaaaaaacccgctaggcccgcgaagcccacgagcccggcccgttaagcacaggaccatgtgggcttaggcccgtcacgggccggttccacccattaggcccacgaagaccgggaccgccaggcccgggaccgccagagcccgggaccacgaagcccgggaccgcgaggcccggcccgttaggcccactaaggcccgggcccgggacaaaatacagcatTATCTGCAGAATGAAGCAACATGAGAAGGTTTGTGCTTTTGTTTACTCAGCCTGTGGTTTTCTGTTTCTTCGCAGTAAAATTAAAGCAATGAAATGCTACGCTACTTGATTGGCCTTCCCCTTCAACCAGCCAGCGTCTATAGGGGCTAGAAGCCCGAATACGGGTTTGGCCGAGGCAGTAACTTTTGCTTAAATAGTGTGTTTCTGTTTACCTTCTGTTTTTGGCAGTAAAATAAAGCAATGAAACGCAACACTACTTGATTCCCTTACCCCATTCAACCAACAAAGCTTCCACAGTCCTTTTCGATAAAATTTCTTGCTGACATCTGTTCGCTTTTTTAAGCGTCTATTCTTGTGTAAATTACGGAAGGTACCTTGGAGCaatggtaaagttgtctccgtatgacctataggtcacgggttcgagtcgtggaatcagcgactaatgcttgcattaaggTAGACTGTCTATCACGCCCCTTTGGGTGTGGCCCTTCCTCGGACCTTGCATGAACACGGGGTTGCCCTTTTTCTTGTGTGAGTTACGGCTTGAAGAAAGTAGAAAAGTTTTCAATTTCTTTTGATCCCATTTGTCACTGAAATCTCAGACAAAATTTGATTCGCTTTATTTGAGTCATATAGTGGCAATGGTGTTGCTTTCTAACTGAATCCGTGACTGGAAACTCTTCTCAGGTACTTGAAGATGGTGTTCTTGATCCAGAGACAACTGTTGTTTCTATATTCCCATCTCCTATGCACTACGCTGGTCCAACCGAGGTGCAATGGCACGCAAAGGCTCGGATCAATGCAGGTGCTAACTTCTATATCGTGGGACGAGATCCAGCTGGTATGGGTCATCCATTAGAGAAGAGAGATCTGTATGACGCAGATCATGGCAAGAAGGTGCTCAGTATGGCCCCGGGACTAGAACGGCTGAATATCTTGCCTTTTAGGGTACGGCAACAATTAACCGTGATTAAAAAGCAACGcgtctttcatttttattttcgaACTTTAACGTGAATACTAAATTTTCGTGTAGGTGGCTGCGTACGACAAGACTCAGAATAAAATGGTTTTCTTTGATCCCTCTAGGCCTCaagat
This window encodes:
- the LOC107774814 gene encoding ATP sulfurylase 1, chloroplastic-like; amino-acid sequence: MATISSLFLKTPTPTQPFPKTHKPHFSTPLNLPRSSRKLGPGSVTRARIRCGLIEPDGGKLVNLVVEESQKAQITKRALSLAQIKLSKIDIQWVHVLSEGWASPLKGFMRESEFLQTLHFNSTRLENGSVVNMSVPIVLAIDDFQKNQIGGSSRVTLVDDKNNPIAILNDIEIYKHNKEERIARTWGTTVLGLPYADEAIINAGNWLIGGDLEVIEPIKYNDGLDRFRLSPAELRDEFTRRNADAVFAFQLRNPVHNGHALLMTDTRRRLLEMGYKNPVLLLHPLGGYTKADDVPLHWRIIMKQHEKVLEDGVLDPETTVVSIFPSPMHYAGPTEVQWHAKARINAGANFYIVGRDPAGMGHPLEKRDLYDADHGKKVLSMAPGLERLNILPFRVAAYDKTQNKMVFFDPSRPQDFIFISGTKMRALAKNKESPPDGFMCPGGWKVLVEYYDSLASTENGRIPQPVPV